A window of Halomonas sp. H10-9-1 contains these coding sequences:
- a CDS encoding acyl-CoA dehydrogenase family protein gives MTEKQGGSDVRSNSTRAAPLAATRAEPLAAARADPLAATQAEPTGDGWRLTGHKWFCSAPMSDAFLTLAQTEAGLGCFLVPRFTPDGERNAIELQRLKEKCGNRANASAEIEYRNAWAVPIGPPDRGIATILEMVQQTRLDAASAPVGMMRQALGEAWRYAQGRHAFGRPLAEQPLMRAVIADLALEVEAGVALMLRAARAFDGAARGDEAERALARLLPTLAKYWHNRRGPGFMAEAMECLGGIGYVEESPLARLYREAPVNSIWEGSGNVICLDVLRVLARHPSALEALWQELAPARGQVRELDDALGDLERLLEAPPEVLEPRARWLTQRLAQCLQGALLLRHAPNAVGEVFCRARLGAEASPAYGVLPSASPVAEVLTRIAP, from the coding sequence ATGACCGAGAAGCAGGGCGGCAGCGACGTGCGTAGCAATTCCACGCGAGCCGCCCCCCTCGCCGCCACGCGAGCCGAACCCCTCGCCGCCGCGCGAGCCGATCCCCTCGCCGCGACCCAGGCGGAGCCGACCGGTGACGGGTGGCGCTTGACCGGTCACAAGTGGTTCTGCAGCGCCCCCATGTCCGACGCCTTCCTGACCCTGGCGCAGACCGAGGCGGGGCTAGGGTGCTTTCTGGTACCGCGCTTCACCCCCGACGGCGAGCGCAACGCCATCGAGCTGCAGCGCCTCAAGGAGAAGTGCGGCAACCGCGCCAATGCCTCGGCAGAGATCGAGTACCGCAACGCCTGGGCGGTCCCCATCGGCCCACCCGACCGAGGCATCGCGACCATCCTCGAGATGGTGCAGCAGACCCGCCTGGACGCCGCCAGCGCCCCGGTAGGCATGATGCGCCAGGCCCTCGGCGAGGCATGGCGCTACGCCCAGGGACGTCACGCCTTCGGCCGCCCGCTCGCCGAGCAACCGCTGATGCGGGCGGTGATCGCCGACCTGGCGCTGGAGGTGGAGGCCGGGGTGGCCCTGATGCTGCGCGCCGCCCGGGCCTTCGACGGCGCGGCCCGGGGCGACGAGGCCGAGCGCGCCCTGGCCCGGCTGCTCCCGACGCTGGCCAAGTACTGGCACAACAGGCGCGGTCCCGGCTTCATGGCCGAAGCCATGGAGTGCCTGGGTGGCATCGGCTACGTGGAGGAGTCGCCGCTGGCACGGCTCTATCGCGAGGCCCCGGTCAACTCCATCTGGGAGGGCTCGGGCAACGTCATCTGCCTGGATGTGCTGCGGGTGCTGGCACGCCATCCCAGCGCGCTGGAGGCGCTGTGGCAGGAGCTCGCCCCGGCGCGGGGACAGGTCCGGGAGCTTGACGACGCCCTGGGGGACCTGGAGCGACTGCTGGAAGCCCCTCCGGAGGTACTGGAGCCGCGGGCGCGCTGGCTCACCCAGCGCCTGGCCCAGTGCCTGCAGGGAGCGCTGCTGCTGCGCCACGCGCCGAATGCGGTCGGCGAGGTATTCTGCCGGGCACGGCTGGGGGCTGAGGCGAGCCCCGCCTACGGCGTGCTGCCCAGCGCCTCTCCGGTGGCGGAGGTGCTGACGCGCATCGCACCCTGA
- a CDS encoding glutathione peroxidase has protein sequence MSIHDQQCRTAQGEPFNFGALRGQVLLIVNVASRCGFTPQLRELERLYRRYRQRGFMVIGFPSNQFGRQSPESAQEFCALSARDYQVSFPLMEKVKVNGSGAHPLFVELKQEAPGLLGTGLIKWNFTKFLVGRDGRVIRRFAPRAGEHELRIALELALDEV, from the coding sequence ATGTCTATCCACGACCAACAGTGCCGCACTGCCCAGGGCGAGCCCTTCAACTTCGGCGCGCTGCGTGGCCAGGTGCTGCTTATCGTCAACGTCGCCAGCCGCTGTGGCTTCACGCCCCAGCTGCGCGAGCTCGAGCGCCTCTATCGTCGCTACCGCCAGCGCGGCTTCATGGTGATCGGCTTCCCCAGCAACCAGTTCGGCCGCCAGTCGCCGGAGTCGGCGCAGGAGTTCTGCGCCCTGAGCGCCCGCGACTACCAGGTCAGTTTTCCGCTGATGGAGAAGGTGAAGGTCAACGGGAGCGGCGCCCATCCGCTGTTCGTCGAACTCAAGCAGGAGGCGCCGGGACTGCTGGGCACTGGCCTGATCAAGTGGAACTTCACCAAGTTCCTGGTGGGGCGCGACGGCCGGGTGATCCGCCGCTTCGCGCCGCGCGCCGGGGAGCACGAGCTGCGCATCGCGCTGGAGCTGGCACTGGACGAGGTGTAG
- the rnk gene encoding nucleoside diphosphate kinase regulator, translated as MQSRPPIIINRLDADRLQRLIDEASDKDLFVADALEQELERGEVVDPEEIPEDVVSMNSRVQFTDLARGRQMIRTLVYPRSMGEVEDAISVMAPVGAGLIGMRVGDTIDWPLPDGGQVHLRVDAILWQPEREKQYHR; from the coding sequence CTCGATGCCGACCGTCTGCAGCGCCTGATCGATGAGGCCAGCGACAAGGACCTCTTCGTGGCCGATGCCCTCGAGCAGGAGCTCGAGCGCGGCGAGGTGGTCGACCCCGAGGAGATTCCCGAGGATGTGGTCAGCATGAACAGCCGCGTCCAGTTCACCGACCTGGCCCGCGGACGTCAGATGATTCGCACCCTGGTCTATCCCCGTTCGATGGGCGAGGTGGAAGATGCCATCTCGGTGATGGCGCCGGTGGGCGCAGGCCTGATCGGCATGCGGGTCGGCGATACCATCGACTGGCCGCTGCCCGATGGCGGCCAGGTCCACCTGCGTGTGGATGCCATCCTGTGGCAGCCCGAGCGCGAGAAGCAGTACCACCGCTGA
- a CDS encoding LysE family transporter, which translates to MPLSLWLSLATVCAMGAISPGPSLAMVLRHTLGGGRAPGVVAGLSHALGVGFYALLTVWGLGALIVRQPMLFQVISWGGAAYLAWLGIRALRAGRAGPLETAGAPTTRRQAARDGVLVALGNPKLILFFIALLSQFVTPDMSLTAQVLIVLTAMLIDAGWYVLVALGLSHSRVLPWLQARAHWINRATGVLLLALAARVVSGPLLA; encoded by the coding sequence ATGCCCTTGTCCCTGTGGCTCTCCCTGGCGACGGTGTGCGCCATGGGCGCTATATCACCTGGCCCCAGCCTGGCCATGGTGCTGCGCCACACCCTGGGCGGTGGCCGTGCCCCGGGGGTGGTGGCAGGGCTCTCCCACGCCCTGGGGGTGGGCTTCTACGCCTTGCTGACGGTATGGGGGCTAGGCGCGTTGATCGTGCGCCAGCCCATGCTGTTTCAGGTCATCTCCTGGGGCGGCGCCGCCTATCTGGCCTGGCTGGGCATCAGGGCCCTGCGTGCCGGACGTGCCGGCCCGCTGGAGACGGCGGGAGCGCCTACCACGCGCCGCCAGGCGGCCCGCGACGGCGTGCTGGTGGCGCTGGGCAACCCCAAGCTGATCCTGTTCTTCATCGCCCTGCTCAGCCAGTTCGTTACACCCGATATGAGCCTGACGGCCCAGGTGCTGATCGTGCTCACCGCCATGCTGATCGACGCCGGCTGGTATGTGCTGGTGGCCCTTGGGCTCTCCCACTCGCGGGTGCTGCCCTGGCTGCAGGCCCGCGCCCACTGGATCAACCGTGCCACCGGGGTGCTGCTGCTGGCGCTGGCAGCACGAGTGGTCAGCGGCCCGCTGCTCGCCTGA
- the fabV gene encoding enoyl-ACP reductase FabV — protein MIIKPKVRGFICTTTHPVGCEKNVLEQIEATRARGLDKALGDGESRPKKVLVIGASSGYGLAARITAAFGYGADTLGVFFEKPGSEKKPGTAGWYNSAAFDKFAKQEGLYSKSINGDAFSHEAREKAIELIQQDMGEIDLVVYSLASPVRKMPDTGELKRSSLKPIGETYRATAIDTNKDVIIEAEVEPATEQEIEDTITVMGGEDWELWIDALDRAGVLAPGARSVAFSYIGTEITWPIYWHGALGKAKEDLDRAAGEIDKRLSAAGGGANVAVLKSVVTQASAAIPVMPLYIAMVYKIMKEKGLHEGTIEQLNRLFGERLYAAAPAATDDAGRLRLDDWELRDDVQQACQALWPQVTTDNLFQITDYAGYKHEFLKLFGFERDDVDYEADVDPVAEFDVITL, from the coding sequence GTGATCATCAAGCCCAAGGTACGCGGTTTCATCTGCACTACTACCCACCCCGTCGGTTGCGAGAAGAACGTGCTCGAGCAGATCGAGGCGACCCGCGCGCGGGGTCTGGACAAGGCCCTGGGTGACGGGGAGTCGCGGCCGAAAAAGGTACTGGTGATCGGCGCCTCCAGCGGCTATGGCCTGGCGGCGCGGATCACCGCGGCCTTCGGTTACGGCGCCGATACCCTGGGGGTGTTCTTCGAGAAGCCCGGTAGCGAGAAGAAGCCGGGCACCGCCGGCTGGTACAACAGCGCGGCCTTCGACAAGTTTGCCAAGCAGGAAGGGCTGTACAGCAAGTCGATCAACGGCGATGCATTCTCCCATGAAGCTCGCGAGAAGGCCATCGAGCTGATCCAGCAGGACATGGGCGAGATCGACCTGGTGGTCTACTCACTGGCCTCGCCGGTGCGCAAGATGCCCGATACCGGCGAGCTCAAGCGCTCGAGCCTGAAGCCGATCGGTGAGACCTACCGCGCCACCGCCATCGACACCAACAAGGACGTGATCATCGAGGCCGAGGTGGAGCCCGCCACCGAGCAGGAGATCGAGGACACCATCACCGTGATGGGAGGCGAGGACTGGGAGCTGTGGATCGACGCCCTGGACCGCGCCGGCGTGCTGGCACCGGGCGCGCGCAGCGTTGCCTTCAGCTACATCGGCACCGAGATCACCTGGCCAATCTACTGGCATGGCGCCCTGGGCAAGGCCAAGGAGGACCTGGACCGCGCCGCCGGCGAGATCGACAAGCGCCTCTCGGCCGCCGGCGGCGGGGCCAACGTGGCGGTGCTCAAGTCGGTGGTGACCCAGGCCAGTGCGGCCATCCCGGTGATGCCGCTCTATATCGCCATGGTCTACAAGATCATGAAGGAGAAAGGGCTGCATGAGGGCACCATCGAGCAGCTCAACCGGCTGTTCGGGGAGCGGCTGTATGCTGCCGCGCCGGCCGCGACCGACGACGCCGGCCGTCTGCGCCTGGATGACTGGGAGCTGCGTGACGATGTCCAGCAGGCGTGCCAGGCGCTGTGGCCCCAGGTGACCACCGACAACCTGTTCCAGATAACCGACTATGCTGGGTACAAGCACGAGTTCCTGAAGCTGTTCGGCTTCGAACGGGACGATGTCGACTACGAGGCCGATGTGGATCCCGTGGCGGAGTTCGATGTCATAACCCTGTAA
- a CDS encoding DUF58 domain-containing protein: MLSRASRQRWWRRAAIAPGTPLPQRRLFLLPTRFGLGWAVLVLLLLLFGINYQNSLAYGLAFWLFAVAAVALLRTWRNLIGVRTTLRLPAETFAGDEARLGVVLDGGRPRHAIELHADGARVALDLPEGHGRADLALSAPARGETHLPLLRLESAWPLGLVRAVAWLASDETLLVYPRPRVEEIPEHRQVGAGLEATDFAGLRRAEPGDSPARLAWKQWSRTGVLAAKAFSVPPRQQLWLDYDACRGDPETRLSILCGRVLAHHQAGDRYGLRLPGVSLAQGEGVAQRRQALTALARFRPPGTPGGTP; the protein is encoded by the coding sequence GTGCTGTCGCGGGCGTCGCGCCAGCGCTGGTGGCGCCGGGCGGCGATCGCCCCCGGCACGCCGCTGCCCCAGCGTCGGTTGTTCCTGCTGCCCACCCGCTTCGGCCTGGGCTGGGCGGTGCTGGTCCTGTTGCTGCTGTTGTTCGGCATCAACTACCAGAACAGCCTCGCCTACGGGCTGGCCTTCTGGCTGTTTGCGGTGGCGGCCGTGGCCCTGCTGCGCACCTGGCGCAACCTGATCGGCGTGCGTACCACCCTGCGCCTGCCTGCCGAGACCTTCGCCGGGGATGAGGCGCGCCTGGGGGTGGTGCTGGACGGCGGGCGTCCGCGCCACGCCATCGAGCTGCATGCCGACGGGGCGAGGGTGGCCCTCGACCTGCCCGAGGGCCATGGCCGGGCGGACCTGGCCCTGTCGGCCCCGGCGCGTGGCGAGACGCACTTGCCGCTGCTGCGCCTGGAGAGCGCCTGGCCGCTGGGTCTGGTTCGCGCCGTGGCCTGGTTGGCGAGCGACGAAACGCTGCTGGTCTATCCTCGGCCGCGGGTGGAGGAGATCCCCGAGCACCGCCAGGTCGGGGCGGGCCTGGAGGCCACCGACTTCGCCGGCCTGCGTCGTGCCGAGCCCGGCGACAGCCCGGCCCGCCTGGCCTGGAAACAGTGGAGCCGCACCGGAGTGTTGGCGGCCAAGGCGTTCAGCGTGCCGCCCCGGCAGCAGCTGTGGCTGGACTACGATGCCTGTCGCGGCGACCCTGAGACCCGCCTGTCGATCCTCTGTGGGCGGGTACTGGCCCATCACCAGGCCGGCGACCGTTACGGGCTGCGCCTGCCGGGAGTGAGCCTGGCCCAGGGCGAGGGTGTGGCCCAACGCCGCCAGGCGCTGACGGCACTGGCGCGCTTTCGTCCTCCCGGCACGCCGGGAGGTACGCCATGA
- a CDS encoding IS5 family transposase (programmed frameshift): MPRLMLRDDQWERIEHMLPGKASDRGVTAKDNRLFVEAVLWIARTGAPWRDLPDAFGRWHTVYMRYNRWSKKGVWQQVIDTLADDPDMEQLMIDGSIVKVHQHGGGKKTAQSTEAMGKSRGGLSTKIHAAVDALGNPVRLILTPGQASEYGAAPALLAGFSPAAVLGDKGYDSTALRDIIRAVGAEPVIPPRKNRLECPEIDWHCYKDRNLVERFFQKIKQFRRLATRYERLARNYQSLLNLVSAVIWLA; this comes from the exons ATGCCTCGGCTAATGCTACGTGATGACCAATGGGAGCGCATCGAGCACATGCTCCCCGGCAAAGCTTCAGATCGCGGGGTGACGGCCAAGGACAATCGCTTGTTCGTGGAAGCCGTCCTGTGGATCGCCCGGACAGGCGCTCCCTGGCGTGATCTGCCCGACGCCTTCGGTCGCTGGCACACTGTCTACATGCGCTATAACCGGTGGTCTAAGAAGGGGGTCTGGCAGCAGGTTATCGACACATTAGCCGATGATCCCGACATGGAGCAGCTGATGATAGATGGCAGTATCGTCAAAGTTCATCAGCATGGGG GCGGCAAAAAAACGGCTCAGAGCACCGAAGCCATGGGGAAATCGCGTGGGGGATTGAGCACCAAGATCCACGCGGCGGTCGATGCCCTCGGCAACCCGGTACGGCTAATCCTCACACCGGGCCAAGCGTCTGAGTACGGAGCCGCCCCAGCGTTACTGGCGGGCTTTTCTCCAGCGGCGGTGCTTGGCGACAAGGGGTATGATTCCACCGCTTTGAGGGACATCATTCGAGCGGTGGGCGCCGAGCCGGTGATTCCGCCGAGAAAGAATCGCTTGGAATGCCCCGAGATAGATTGGCACTGTTACAAGGATCGCAATCTGGTAGAAAGGTTCTTCCAGAAAATCAAGCAGTTCAGGCGGCTGGCAACACGCTATGAGCGACTGGCGAGAAACTACCAGTCGCTACTCAACCTTGTATCCGCCGTCATATGGCTGGCCTAA
- a CDS encoding DUF3488 and transglutaminase-like domain-containing protein, translating into MSPGEARSAVLADGRALSAAMLRRLFVGQCLVLALHLPFMPAWMVGLAALVAGYRYLQLRRRLPRAGVVLRLAGVAALTGGLWLHYGTLGRMESMIGLLLGVYLLKLLETHTRRDARVVVLIGMVATTVAFLHDQGIPMAAGALMVVAWLMHSLVWLAGAATARQAWRESAWLLGLSAPLMVMLFLAFPRLGPLWNLPQAERAATGLTDEIAPGDIAELSRSDRRAFRARFEGDEPAPGERYWRVYTLSEFDGERWRRVSPERLATGEGRDLRELVAEGARVPWSSGAEPRFMAELLLEPDSRPWRPSLGAPLESDERLRWLADGTVEGLAPLASRSLLRLASSGLAPSWPGPLETRWYTRLPGDANPRSRALAERLWRQAQGEPRAFLAAVMARFGEAPFRYTLAPPRLASHDRVDEFLFESRAGYCTHYASAMAVLARSVGLPARIVAGFLGGERHPDGHYTVRDYDAHAWVEVWLEGAWQRLDPTAAIAPERIEQGAEAVEDGGEAFLADSPFSPLRMRELGWINRLRLDWERLEYRWQRGVIGYRDEARSALLARVVERLHAFWGALLDLLPGRGPVAWWVGLALVLAALGGLAGGLHLAWRRYREGRDEALRIRRLQAWLSRRGMPPREGESPAGHLRRLADSAGAAGPALRDCAHQFERLRYAPLGAAERRARCQALGRRVAEVRRRLAGQGATG; encoded by the coding sequence ATGAGCCCGGGCGAGGCGCGGTCGGCGGTACTGGCCGATGGCCGGGCCTTGAGTGCGGCCATGCTGCGACGGCTGTTCGTCGGCCAGTGCCTGGTGCTGGCCCTGCACCTGCCCTTCATGCCCGCCTGGATGGTGGGCCTCGCCGCCCTGGTGGCCGGCTACCGTTACCTGCAGCTGCGCCGCCGCCTACCGCGTGCCGGGGTGGTGCTGCGCCTGGCCGGCGTGGCGGCGCTGACCGGCGGCCTCTGGCTGCACTACGGCACGCTGGGACGCATGGAGTCGATGATCGGCCTGCTGCTGGGGGTCTACCTGCTCAAGCTGCTCGAGACCCATACCCGCCGCGACGCCCGGGTGGTGGTGCTGATCGGCATGGTCGCCACCACCGTGGCCTTCCTCCATGACCAGGGCATTCCCATGGCCGCCGGCGCTCTGATGGTGGTGGCTTGGCTGATGCACTCGCTGGTGTGGCTGGCCGGCGCTGCCACCGCACGCCAGGCGTGGCGCGAGAGCGCCTGGCTGCTGGGGCTCTCTGCGCCGCTGATGGTGATGCTGTTCCTGGCGTTCCCTCGGCTCGGGCCGCTGTGGAACCTGCCCCAGGCAGAACGTGCCGCTACCGGGCTCACCGACGAGATCGCCCCGGGGGACATCGCCGAGCTGTCGCGCAGCGATCGGCGTGCCTTTCGAGCGCGCTTCGAAGGCGACGAGCCGGCCCCCGGGGAGCGCTACTGGCGTGTCTATACCCTCTCGGAATTCGATGGCGAGCGCTGGCGTAGGGTTTCGCCAGAGCGCCTTGCCACAGGCGAGGGGCGGGACCTGCGCGAGCTGGTGGCCGAGGGCGCGCGCGTACCCTGGTCGAGCGGCGCCGAGCCGCGCTTCATGGCGGAGCTGCTGCTGGAGCCCGACAGTCGCCCCTGGCGGCCCTCGCTGGGGGCTCCCCTGGAAAGCGACGAGCGACTGCGCTGGCTCGCCGACGGCACCGTGGAGGGGCTCGCGCCGCTTGCCTCGCGCAGCCTGCTGCGCCTGGCGAGCAGCGGCTTGGCACCGAGCTGGCCCGGGCCCCTGGAGACGCGCTGGTACACCCGGTTGCCGGGCGATGCCAACCCGCGCAGCCGCGCGCTGGCCGAACGCCTGTGGCGGCAGGCCCAGGGCGAGCCCCGTGCTTTCCTGGCGGCAGTGATGGCGCGCTTCGGCGAGGCGCCGTTCCGCTACACCCTGGCGCCGCCGCGACTGGCCTCCCACGACCGGGTCGACGAGTTCCTGTTCGAGAGTCGCGCCGGCTACTGCACCCATTACGCCTCGGCCATGGCGGTGCTGGCTCGATCGGTGGGGTTGCCGGCGCGCATCGTGGCCGGCTTCCTGGGCGGTGAGCGCCATCCGGATGGCCACTACACGGTGCGCGACTACGACGCCCACGCCTGGGTGGAGGTGTGGCTGGAGGGTGCCTGGCAGCGCCTCGATCCTACCGCTGCCATTGCACCGGAGCGCATCGAGCAGGGGGCCGAGGCGGTGGAGGATGGCGGCGAGGCCTTCCTGGCCGACTCCCCCTTTTCGCCGCTGCGCATGCGCGAGCTGGGCTGGATCAATCGCTTGCGCCTGGACTGGGAGCGCCTGGAGTATCGTTGGCAGCGAGGAGTGATCGGCTACCGTGACGAGGCGCGCAGCGCGCTTCTGGCCCGGGTGGTCGAGCGGCTGCACGCCTTCTGGGGCGCTCTGCTGGACCTGCTCCCGGGGCGCGGCCCGGTGGCGTGGTGGGTGGGCCTGGCGCTTGTCCTCGCGGCGCTGGGCGGGCTGGCGGGAGGGTTGCACCTCGCCTGGCGCCGCTATAGGGAGGGGCGCGACGAGGCGCTGCGCATCCGCCGGCTACAGGCCTGGCTTTCCCGACGCGGCATGCCGCCCCGCGAGGGTGAGTCGCCGGCCGGCCATCTGCGTCGCCTGGCCGACTCTGCGGGGGCCGCCGGTCCCGCGCTGCGCGACTGTGCTCATCAGTTCGAGCGGTTGCGTTATGCGCCCCTGGGAGCAGCGGAGCGTCGTGCCCGGTGCCAGGCCCTCGGGCGCCGCGTCGCCGAGGTGCGCCGCCGGTTGGCCGGGCAGGGGGCCACGGGGTAG
- a CDS encoding NUDIX domain-containing protein: MFEDPHLPTPHVARERIQLVDACNRPCGSAWRSEMRRFRFWHRATYVVVRNTRGELCVQRRTLTKEVFPGGLDLAAGGVVGAGEAVHLAARRELEEELGIRGVTLVPAGGFVHALGGNHIFGSLYLIEHDGPLALQAEEVAEAFWLPPAEALALAEVTPDTRQAVEVLRDAGLLEVAS; encoded by the coding sequence ATGTTCGAAGATCCGCACTTGCCGACACCGCATGTCGCCCGCGAACGCATCCAGCTGGTGGATGCCTGCAATCGCCCCTGCGGCAGCGCCTGGCGATCCGAGATGCGCCGTTTCCGGTTCTGGCACCGCGCCACCTACGTGGTGGTGCGCAACACTCGCGGTGAGCTCTGCGTGCAGCGCCGCACCCTGACCAAGGAAGTTTTCCCCGGTGGCCTCGACCTGGCCGCCGGTGGCGTGGTGGGGGCCGGCGAGGCGGTGCACCTGGCGGCCCGTCGCGAGCTCGAGGAGGAACTGGGCATCCGCGGTGTGACGCTGGTGCCGGCGGGTGGCTTCGTGCATGCCCTGGGCGGCAACCATATCTTCGGTAGCCTCTACCTGATCGAGCACGACGGCCCGCTGGCACTCCAGGCCGAGGAGGTGGCCGAGGCGTTCTGGCTGCCGCCCGCCGAGGCCCTGGCCCTCGCCGAGGTGACCCCGGACACTCGCCAGGCGGTGGAGGTGCTGCGTGATGCCGGGCTACTCGAGGTGGCGTCATGA
- a CDS encoding MoxR family ATPase has protein sequence MNRPVRLNELDAVLAALEGVILGKSREVRLALCCLLCRGHLLIEDLPGLGKTTLAQSLARVTGLDMQRLQFTSDLLPADVLGVSVFDPREARFTFHPGPIFHSVVLADEINRATPKTQSALLEAMEEGRVTVEGETRPLPDPFFVIATQNPQEQAGTFALPESQLDRFLMRLSLGYPDTRAEREILRGHAGRERLAELPALLAAEQLRTWQARLATIHVAEALLDYVQALVGASREHPELAWGLSTRGALALLQAARGWALLEGRDYVLPEDVQAVWVPVVGHRLSSGRREEGEALARHLLARVPVMG, from the coding sequence ATGAACCGACCGGTCCGCCTCAATGAGCTGGACGCCGTGCTGGCAGCCCTCGAGGGGGTGATACTGGGCAAGTCCCGGGAGGTGCGCCTGGCGCTCTGCTGCCTGTTGTGCCGAGGGCACCTGCTGATCGAGGACCTGCCGGGGCTGGGCAAGACCACCCTGGCCCAGTCGCTGGCCCGGGTTACCGGCCTGGACATGCAGCGCCTGCAGTTCACCAGTGATCTGCTGCCTGCCGACGTGCTCGGCGTCTCGGTGTTCGATCCGCGCGAGGCGCGCTTCACCTTCCATCCCGGGCCGATCTTCCACAGCGTGGTGCTCGCCGACGAGATCAACCGCGCCACTCCCAAGACCCAGAGTGCCCTCCTCGAGGCCATGGAGGAGGGACGGGTGACCGTTGAGGGCGAGACCCGCCCGCTGCCGGATCCCTTCTTCGTCATCGCGACTCAGAACCCCCAGGAGCAGGCCGGCACCTTTGCGCTGCCGGAATCCCAGTTGGACCGTTTCCTGATGCGCCTTTCGCTGGGTTACCCCGACACCCGCGCCGAGCGCGAGATCCTGCGCGGGCATGCCGGCCGCGAGCGCCTGGCCGAGCTGCCGGCGCTGCTCGCCGCCGAACAGCTGCGCACCTGGCAGGCGCGGCTGGCCACTATCCATGTTGCCGAGGCGCTGCTCGACTATGTGCAGGCACTGGTTGGCGCCAGCCGCGAGCACCCGGAGCTTGCCTGGGGGCTCTCCACACGCGGAGCCCTGGCACTGCTCCAGGCGGCACGCGGCTGGGCACTGCTCGAAGGCCGCGACTACGTGCTGCCCGAGGACGTCCAGGCGGTGTGGGTGCCGGTGGTGGGACATCGCCTGAGCAGCGGTCGGCGCGAGGAGGGCGAGGCCCTGGCTCGCCACCTGCTGGCCCGCGTGCCGGTGATGGGCTAG